A genomic window from Pagrus major chromosome 23, Pma_NU_1.0 includes:
- the LOC141019552 gene encoding interferon-induced very large GTPase 1-like isoform X1, with product MEESAAVKDTSQTSQTVSTANKQREELEEEESAAKTNVKCDPVDKPADVEHCEENDNNTPVAGESEIKSVPSATKENGTSDMNLYGNKDKKSEKISEETDMKKQYPAQTETLLGRLDLQDRHQQKFSLADFLQIGPPVEQDHVTCEKDLAHTFLHRLMMLDYRARYIPVRQDSPEVSHSKPVPEVDSSETGDSDSDDFLSTTVDPDQSSKQSHVHPMDVQMAVFHCSDTFFKQNMITKLSQCQYAVPLLVPDPVTMDIECPLWTFRQIRKTWKITQTKDNLNIVTMKSIPICKAETPMVSFFHLGPLPQSKSQLMNTLINDRHNTFFHRNCRGSTKSRHLMDGVAEIAWYCPAGKPNDAFNNCIAFCNLHGDALLNEKQRDILTEKSSVNVVLVPTLEKGDKSTAVISGLFKSPKPLICLIVDGNFDTVEKKGKYKMGLKDRSQSDVSEELKGIIRNILSEPHASFQLETMAEVSGIRVDEDDHLCQKGKSAAEGIVKLLQGMDGLKIKDTFLQCQGQLWSKWCRTNKELYHLTGHIENEKSEKEQQLERIREDQCKASCSELMKLFIESLSSLQSTDREYFLKWTQILMDALCTDDLSSILQSYDKKWSDVLALKKKHDKSDQLKMKRNELEQISTKLQSATFGLEHMFREMGQIYEAHKSLEKQPTSGQTGWSKYPELAAELMISGHPMELMDGDAGHVPLTWISSLLDEVIKKLGNKRVFVLSVLGVQSSGKSTMLNAMFGLQFAVSAGRCTKGAFMQLVRVSEIKKDFQFDYVLVVDTEGLRALELEGNVTLHHDNELATFVVGLGNMTLINIFGENPADMQDVLQIVVQAVMRMKQVKLSPSCVFVHQNVTDIAAAEMNMDGKRRLQDKLDQMAQLAAKEEGCDAECFSDVIAFDVQKDVKYFAQLWEGSPPMAPPNPGYSESIQELKTFILSKASESEGITLEQFKSKIHDLWNALLNENFVFSFKNTHEIAVYRNLEVQYGNWTWTLRRTMLTIENELYNRIENRNLDRIELSHLSKEMSKTYEEIQNAMTTYFDNDSDKEMLVQWRGTFKSKIKEFHDEQVRGVQRKLDEVIQQKKACKKLDDKKTEFEDKLLQKSKELAHQLKDKVNDEEELRKQFNSVWRGWVTELTAGTKPIKDIKYEADQSEILHELGFEWALIDESRSSGNYKKISGVGDYSHYVASRKLWDQFTSFLKGSPQYEEQQRIRSVINDIEQQSLDAIKSKPVATKGYSPAYLAEVANKVKEKVTEFESTRKYTLKKEFTVDLVLYVFDRAESWLTESHKKFKMNNDALVYLESKKERYYNIFKSVCKGSSSAVVLGELICEKLKSSTVEAVCNKTASGIADEMRCNVPAFSGNRLDLEKHALKSLAEKEKFDGFITYIRTPRKQVETFIKEEVEKYIFTEERDKAQNILKKNVEDIKSSVSQALFEATVKIKTEKGDIDKWVKEFSSLLHSKLIFTISAQNFRDINEFDFLKEEIEKGLECIMEKMSSLSLDKMKEFKDQPDQILIDQLCNCCWVKCPFCAAVCTNTLADHSPGDHSVPFHRSAAVNGVHYRNTDDLDVNFCTTNVASDWKFYHSGTDKSIPFKEYRTAGPRFADWRITPDESKVKFWTWFVCCFKKDLEKHYKLKFEGLGEIPKEWIKHTKEDAIKSLDEMFK from the exons ATGGAGGAGAGTGCAGCAGTGAAGGACACAAGTCAAACATCTCAGACAGTTTCAACAGCTAACAAACAAA gagaggagctggaggaggaggagagtgcaGCTAAAACCAACGTAAAG TGTGACCCAGTGGATAAACCTGCTGATGTTGAACACTGCGAGGAGAATGACAACAACACACCAGTAGCAGGAGAGTCTGAAATCAAGTCTGTACCATCTGCAACCAAAGAGAATG GTACCTCAGATATGAATCTGTATGGAAACAAGGATAAG AAGTCAGAGAAGATTTCTGAAGAGACCGACATGAAGAAACAATATCCCgcacaaactgaaacactgcTCGGCAGACTTGACCTTCAAGACAGACATCAACAGAAGTTTTCACTAGCAGATTTTCTTCAGATAGGTCCACCTGTGGAACAGGATCATGTCACATGTGAGAAAGATCTAGCTCATACTTTTCTTCACAGGCTGATGATGTTAGACTACAGAGCCAGATATATTCCTGTAAGACAAGACAGTCCTGAGGTCAGCCATTCAAAGCCTGTTCCAGAGGTTGACAGTTCTGAGACAGGCGATAGTGATTCAGATGATTTTTTGAGCACCACTGTAGACCCTGATCAATCATCAAAGCAGTCTCATGTGCATCCAATGGACGTTCAGATGGCAGTATTTCACTGCTCAGACACCTTTTTTAAGCAGAACATGATTACAAAGCTGTCACAATGTCAGTACGCTGTACCTTTGCTTGTTCCTGACCCAGTCACAATGGACATTGAATGTCCTCTGTGGACTTTCagacaaataagaaaaacatggaaGATAACTCAAACCAAAGATAATTTAAACATTGTCACCATGAAGAGTATTCCCATCTGCAAAGCTGAGACACCcatggtgtcatttttccatCTGGGTCCACTGCCTCAATCTAAATCTCAGCTGATGAACACTTTGATCAATGACCGTCACAACACCTTCTTCCACAGAAACTGTCGAGGTAGCACAAAGTCTCGCCATTTGATGGATGGAGTGGCAGAGATTGCCTGGTACTGCCCAGCTGGAAAACCCAATGATGCCTTCAATAACTGCATTGCCTTCTGTAATCTCCATGGTGATGCTCTGTTGAATGAAAAACAGCGTGACATACTGACTGAAAAATCTTCAGTCAATGTTGTTCTTGTACCAACTCTGGAAAAAGGTGACAAAAGTACTGCAGTTATCTCAGGTCTTTTCAAGTCTCCAAAGCCTCTCATTTGTCTCATTGTTGATGGAAATTTCGATACTGttgagaaaaagggaaaatacaAAATGGGTTTGAAGGACAGAAGTCAGTCAGATGTTTCTGAAGAACTGAAAGGGATcattagaaacattttgtctgaacCACATGCATCCTTCCAGCTTGAAACCATGGCTGAGGTCTCTGGAATCAGAGTGGATGAAGATGACCATCTCTGCCAAAAAGGGAAATCTGCTGCTGAGGGAATAGTGAAGTTGCTTCAGGGGATGGATGGTTTAAAGATTAAAGATACATTTCTCCAATGCCAAGGCCAACTGTGGAGCAAGTGGtgcagaacaaacaaagaactgTATCACCTCACAGGACACATTGAGAATGAGAAATCTGAAAAGGAACAACAACTGGAGCGAATACGAGAAGATCAATGCAAAGCTTCCTGTAGTGAGCTGATGAAGTTGTTCATTGAAAGCCTCTCATCTTTGCAATCGACAGACAGAGAGTATTTTCTGAAATGGACTCAGATCTTAATGGATGCCCTCTGCACAGACGATCTCTCTTCAATTCTCCAAAGCTATGATAAAAAATGGTCTGACGTCTTGGCTTTGAAGAAGAAGCATGACAAATCTGATCAGCTAAAAATGAAGCGAAATGAGCTTGAACAAATATCAACCAAACTACAGTCAGCAACTTTTGGCTTGGAGCACATGTTTAGAGAAATGGGCCAGATCTATGAAGCCCATAAATCTCTGGAGAAACAACCAACGAGTGGACAGACTGGCTGGTCTAAATACCCTGAGCTGGCTGCAGAGCTGATGATATCAGGACACCCAATGGAGCTGATGGATGGTGATGCAGGTCATGTGCCTTTAACATGGATCTCTAGTCTTTTAGATGAAGTCATCAAGAAACTGGGCAACAagagggtttttgttttgtcagttttaggCGTACAGAGCAGTGGAAAATCAACTATGCTGAATGCCATGTTTGGGCTACAGTTTGCAGTGAGTGCTGGCAGGTGCACCAAGGGTGCCTTCATGCAGCTGGTCAGAGTGTCAGAGATCAAGAAAGACTTTCAGTTTGACTACGTTCTGGTGGTGGACACTGAAGGACTGCGTGCTCTTGAGTTGGAAGGTAACGTCACTCTTCACCACGACAATGAACTGGCAACATTTGTTGTTGGTCTGGGAAACATGACATTGATCAACATCTTTGGAGAGAATCCAGCTGACATGCAAGATGTTCTGCAGATTGTTGTTCAGGCTGTCATGAGGATGAAACAAGTTAAACTTTCTccaagttgtgtgtttgttcatcagAATGTCACAGATATTGCAGCTGCAGAGATGAACATGGATGGAAAGAGACGCCTGCAAGACAAACTGGACCAGATGGCCCAACTTGCTGCAAAGGAGGAGGGTTGTGATGCTGAGTGCTTCAGTGACGTCATTGCATTTGATGTTCAAAAAGATGTGAAGTACTTTGCCCAACTGTGGGAGGGAAGTCCACCGATGGCTCCTCCAAATCCAGGTTACAGTGAGAGCATCCAAGAGCTGAAGACCTTCATCCTCTCTAAAGCTTCAGAGTCTGAAGGGATTACTCTGGAACAGTTCAAAAGCAAAATTCATGACCTGTGGAATGCCCTGCTGAACGAAAactttgtgttcagtttcaaaaacacacatgaaatcGCAGTGTACAGAAATCTTGAGGTCCAGTATGGGAACTGGACCTGGACCCTGAGGAGGACCATGTTGACCATTGAAAACGAGCTTTACAACAGAATAGAAAATAGAAACCTGGACAGGATTGAGCTCAGTCATCTTTCTAAAGAAATGAGCAAAACTTATGAAGAAATCCAAAATGCAATGACAACATACTTTGATAATGACAGCGATAAAGAAATGTTGGTTCAGTGGCGAGGcacatttaaaagcaaaatCAAGGAGTTTCATGATGAACAAGTGAGAGGAGTCCAAAGAAAACTGGATGAAGTTATCCAGCAGAAGAAGGCCTGTAAAAAGCTTGATGATAAGAAGACAGAGTTTGAGGACAAACTGCTACAAAAGAGTAAAGAGCTCGCTCATCAGTTAAAAGACAAGgtaaatgatgaagaggaaCTTAGAAAGCAGTTCAACTCAGTTTGGAGAGGCTGGGTTACTGAGTTAACTGCTGGAACAAAACCTATTAAGGACATCAAATATGAAGCAGATCAGTCAGAAATCCTTCATGAGCTTGGTTTTGAATGGGCTCTCATAGATGAATCCAGAAGCAGTGGCAACTACAAAAAAATATCTGGGGTTGGAGATTACAGTCATTATGTAGCTAGCCGTAAATTGTGGGACCAATTCACGTCTTTCCTTAAAGGGTCTCCTCAGTATGAAGAACAGCAACGGATCAGATCCGTCATTAATGATATTGAACAACAGTCCCTTGATGCAATCAAAAGCAAACCTGTAGCAACAAAAGGCTACAGTCCAGCTTACTTGGCAGAAGTGGccaacaaagtaaaagaaaaggtgaCAGAATTTGAATCAACAAGGAAATATACTCTGAAGAAGGAGTTTACAGTTGATCTTGTGCTGTATGTATTTGACAGAGCAGAGAGTTGGCTGACAGAGTCCCacaagaaattcaaaatgaacAATGATGCGCTTGTTTATTTAGAAAGCAAGAAAGAGCGATattacaacattttcaaaagcgTCTGCAAAGGAAGCTCATCTGCTGTTGTGCTTGGAGAACTGATCTGTGAAAAACTGAAGAGTTCCACTGTTGAGGCCGTCTGTAACAAGACTGCTAGTGGCATCGCTGATGAGATGAGGTGCAACGTCCCAGCATTCAGTGGGAACAGGTTGGACTTAGAGAAACATGCGTTGAAGTCactggcagagaaagagaaatttGATGGTTTTATCACCTACATCAGAACCCCAAGGAAGCAAGTCGAGACCTTTATAAAAGAGGAAGTAGAGAAATACATCTTCACAGAAGAAAGAGATAAAGCACAGAATATACTcaagaaaaatgttgaagacATCAAATCATCTGTGAGTCAGGCTTTATTTGAGGCAACGGtgaaaatcaaaacagagaAAGGGGACATCGACAAGTGGGTGAAGGAATTTTCCAGTTTGCTGCACAGTAAACTAATATTCACCATTTCTGCTCAAAACTTCAGAGACATAAATGAATTTGACTTTCTTAAAGAAGAAATCGAGAAAGGCCTTGAATGCATCATGGAGAAGATGAGCAGCCTCTCACTGGATAAGATGAAGGAATTCAAGGACCAGCCTGATCAAATCCTCATCGATCAGCTGTGTAACTGCTGCTGGGTGAAGTGTCCattctgtgcagctgtttgtacCAACACACTGGCCGATCACAGTCCTGGTGACCACAGCGTGCCTTTTCATCGATCTGCTGCAGTCAATGGAGTTCActacagaaacacagatgaTCTGGATGTCAATTTCTGCACAACAAATGTTGCAAGTGATTGGAAATTTTACCATTCAGGTACAGACAAGTCCATTCCCTTTAAAGAGTACCGGACTGCTGGCCCAAGGTTTGCTGACTGGAGAATTACCCCTGATGAGTCAAAGGTGAAATTTTGGACATGGTTTGTGTGTTGCTTCAAGAAGGATCTGGAGAAACACTATAAATTAAAATTCGAGGGCCTTGGTGAAATTCCCAAAGAGTGGATAAAACACACTAAAGAAGATGCCATTAAAAGTCTGGATGAAATGTTCAAGTAG
- the LOC141019552 gene encoding interferon-induced very large GTPase 1-like isoform X3, producing MEESAAVKDTSQTSQTVSTANKQREELEEEESAAKTNVKCDPVDKPADVEHCEENDNNTPVAGESEIKSVPSATKENGTSDMNLYGNKDKSEKISEETDMKKQYPAQTETLLGRLDLQDRHQQKFSLADFLQIGPPVEQDHVTCEKDLAHTFLHRLMMLDYRARYIPVRQDSPEVSHSKPVPEVDSSETGDSDSDDFLSTTVDPDQSSKQSHVHPMDVQMAVFHCSDTFFKQNMITKLSQCQYAVPLLVPDPVTMDIECPLWTFRQIRKTWKITQTKDNLNIVTMKSIPICKAETPMVSFFHLGPLPQSKSQLMNTLINDRHNTFFHRNCRGSTKSRHLMDGVAEIAWYCPAGKPNDAFNNCIAFCNLHGDALLNEKQRDILTEKSSVNVVLVPTLEKGDKSTAVISGLFKSPKPLICLIVDGNFDTVEKKGKYKMGLKDRSQSDVSEELKGIIRNILSEPHASFQLETMAEVSGIRVDEDDHLCQKGKSAAEGIVKLLQGMDGLKIKDTFLQCQGQLWSKWCRTNKELYHLTGHIENEKSEKEQQLERIREDQCKASCSELMKLFIESLSSLQSTDREYFLKWTQILMDALCTDDLSSILQSYDKKWSDVLALKKKHDKSDQLKMKRNELEQISTKLQSATFGLEHMFREMGQIYEAHKSLEKQPTSGQTGWSKYPELAAELMISGHPMELMDGDAGHVPLTWISSLLDEVIKKLGNKRVFVLSVLGVQSSGKSTMLNAMFGLQFAVSAGRCTKGAFMQLVRVSEIKKDFQFDYVLVVDTEGLRALELEGNVTLHHDNELATFVVGLGNMTLINIFGENPADMQDVLQIVVQAVMRMKQVKLSPSCVFVHQNVTDIAAAEMNMDGKRRLQDKLDQMAQLAAKEEGCDAECFSDVIAFDVQKDVKYFAQLWEGSPPMAPPNPGYSESIQELKTFILSKASESEGITLEQFKSKIHDLWNALLNENFVFSFKNTHEIAVYRNLEVQYGNWTWTLRRTMLTIENELYNRIENRNLDRIELSHLSKEMSKTYEEIQNAMTTYFDNDSDKEMLVQWRGTFKSKIKEFHDEQVRGVQRKLDEVIQQKKACKKLDDKKTEFEDKLLQKSKELAHQLKDKVNDEEELRKQFNSVWRGWVTELTAGTKPIKDIKYEADQSEILHELGFEWALIDESRSSGNYKKISGVGDYSHYVASRKLWDQFTSFLKGSPQYEEQQRIRSVINDIEQQSLDAIKSKPVATKGYSPAYLAEVANKVKEKVTEFESTRKYTLKKEFTVDLVLYVFDRAESWLTESHKKFKMNNDALVYLESKKERYYNIFKSVCKGSSSAVVLGELICEKLKSSTVEAVCNKTASGIADEMRCNVPAFSGNRLDLEKHALKSLAEKEKFDGFITYIRTPRKQVETFIKEEVEKYIFTEERDKAQNILKKNVEDIKSSVSQALFEATVKIKTEKGDIDKWVKEFSSLLHSKLIFTISAQNFRDINEFDFLKEEIEKGLECIMEKMSSLSLDKMKEFKDQPDQILIDQLCNCCWVKCPFCAAVCTNTLADHSPGDHSVPFHRSAAVNGVHYRNTDDLDVNFCTTNVASDWKFYHSGTDKSIPFKEYRTAGPRFADWRITPDESKVKFWTWFVCCFKKDLEKHYKLKFEGLGEIPKEWIKHTKEDAIKSLDEMFK from the exons ATGGAGGAGAGTGCAGCAGTGAAGGACACAAGTCAAACATCTCAGACAGTTTCAACAGCTAACAAACAAA gagaggagctggaggaggaggagagtgcaGCTAAAACCAACGTAAAG TGTGACCCAGTGGATAAACCTGCTGATGTTGAACACTGCGAGGAGAATGACAACAACACACCAGTAGCAGGAGAGTCTGAAATCAAGTCTGTACCATCTGCAACCAAAGAGAATG GTACCTCAGATATGAATCTGTATGGAAACAAGGATAAG TCAGAGAAGATTTCTGAAGAGACCGACATGAAGAAACAATATCCCgcacaaactgaaacactgcTCGGCAGACTTGACCTTCAAGACAGACATCAACAGAAGTTTTCACTAGCAGATTTTCTTCAGATAGGTCCACCTGTGGAACAGGATCATGTCACATGTGAGAAAGATCTAGCTCATACTTTTCTTCACAGGCTGATGATGTTAGACTACAGAGCCAGATATATTCCTGTAAGACAAGACAGTCCTGAGGTCAGCCATTCAAAGCCTGTTCCAGAGGTTGACAGTTCTGAGACAGGCGATAGTGATTCAGATGATTTTTTGAGCACCACTGTAGACCCTGATCAATCATCAAAGCAGTCTCATGTGCATCCAATGGACGTTCAGATGGCAGTATTTCACTGCTCAGACACCTTTTTTAAGCAGAACATGATTACAAAGCTGTCACAATGTCAGTACGCTGTACCTTTGCTTGTTCCTGACCCAGTCACAATGGACATTGAATGTCCTCTGTGGACTTTCagacaaataagaaaaacatggaaGATAACTCAAACCAAAGATAATTTAAACATTGTCACCATGAAGAGTATTCCCATCTGCAAAGCTGAGACACCcatggtgtcatttttccatCTGGGTCCACTGCCTCAATCTAAATCTCAGCTGATGAACACTTTGATCAATGACCGTCACAACACCTTCTTCCACAGAAACTGTCGAGGTAGCACAAAGTCTCGCCATTTGATGGATGGAGTGGCAGAGATTGCCTGGTACTGCCCAGCTGGAAAACCCAATGATGCCTTCAATAACTGCATTGCCTTCTGTAATCTCCATGGTGATGCTCTGTTGAATGAAAAACAGCGTGACATACTGACTGAAAAATCTTCAGTCAATGTTGTTCTTGTACCAACTCTGGAAAAAGGTGACAAAAGTACTGCAGTTATCTCAGGTCTTTTCAAGTCTCCAAAGCCTCTCATTTGTCTCATTGTTGATGGAAATTTCGATACTGttgagaaaaagggaaaatacaAAATGGGTTTGAAGGACAGAAGTCAGTCAGATGTTTCTGAAGAACTGAAAGGGATcattagaaacattttgtctgaacCACATGCATCCTTCCAGCTTGAAACCATGGCTGAGGTCTCTGGAATCAGAGTGGATGAAGATGACCATCTCTGCCAAAAAGGGAAATCTGCTGCTGAGGGAATAGTGAAGTTGCTTCAGGGGATGGATGGTTTAAAGATTAAAGATACATTTCTCCAATGCCAAGGCCAACTGTGGAGCAAGTGGtgcagaacaaacaaagaactgTATCACCTCACAGGACACATTGAGAATGAGAAATCTGAAAAGGAACAACAACTGGAGCGAATACGAGAAGATCAATGCAAAGCTTCCTGTAGTGAGCTGATGAAGTTGTTCATTGAAAGCCTCTCATCTTTGCAATCGACAGACAGAGAGTATTTTCTGAAATGGACTCAGATCTTAATGGATGCCCTCTGCACAGACGATCTCTCTTCAATTCTCCAAAGCTATGATAAAAAATGGTCTGACGTCTTGGCTTTGAAGAAGAAGCATGACAAATCTGATCAGCTAAAAATGAAGCGAAATGAGCTTGAACAAATATCAACCAAACTACAGTCAGCAACTTTTGGCTTGGAGCACATGTTTAGAGAAATGGGCCAGATCTATGAAGCCCATAAATCTCTGGAGAAACAACCAACGAGTGGACAGACTGGCTGGTCTAAATACCCTGAGCTGGCTGCAGAGCTGATGATATCAGGACACCCAATGGAGCTGATGGATGGTGATGCAGGTCATGTGCCTTTAACATGGATCTCTAGTCTTTTAGATGAAGTCATCAAGAAACTGGGCAACAagagggtttttgttttgtcagttttaggCGTACAGAGCAGTGGAAAATCAACTATGCTGAATGCCATGTTTGGGCTACAGTTTGCAGTGAGTGCTGGCAGGTGCACCAAGGGTGCCTTCATGCAGCTGGTCAGAGTGTCAGAGATCAAGAAAGACTTTCAGTTTGACTACGTTCTGGTGGTGGACACTGAAGGACTGCGTGCTCTTGAGTTGGAAGGTAACGTCACTCTTCACCACGACAATGAACTGGCAACATTTGTTGTTGGTCTGGGAAACATGACATTGATCAACATCTTTGGAGAGAATCCAGCTGACATGCAAGATGTTCTGCAGATTGTTGTTCAGGCTGTCATGAGGATGAAACAAGTTAAACTTTCTccaagttgtgtgtttgttcatcagAATGTCACAGATATTGCAGCTGCAGAGATGAACATGGATGGAAAGAGACGCCTGCAAGACAAACTGGACCAGATGGCCCAACTTGCTGCAAAGGAGGAGGGTTGTGATGCTGAGTGCTTCAGTGACGTCATTGCATTTGATGTTCAAAAAGATGTGAAGTACTTTGCCCAACTGTGGGAGGGAAGTCCACCGATGGCTCCTCCAAATCCAGGTTACAGTGAGAGCATCCAAGAGCTGAAGACCTTCATCCTCTCTAAAGCTTCAGAGTCTGAAGGGATTACTCTGGAACAGTTCAAAAGCAAAATTCATGACCTGTGGAATGCCCTGCTGAACGAAAactttgtgttcagtttcaaaaacacacatgaaatcGCAGTGTACAGAAATCTTGAGGTCCAGTATGGGAACTGGACCTGGACCCTGAGGAGGACCATGTTGACCATTGAAAACGAGCTTTACAACAGAATAGAAAATAGAAACCTGGACAGGATTGAGCTCAGTCATCTTTCTAAAGAAATGAGCAAAACTTATGAAGAAATCCAAAATGCAATGACAACATACTTTGATAATGACAGCGATAAAGAAATGTTGGTTCAGTGGCGAGGcacatttaaaagcaaaatCAAGGAGTTTCATGATGAACAAGTGAGAGGAGTCCAAAGAAAACTGGATGAAGTTATCCAGCAGAAGAAGGCCTGTAAAAAGCTTGATGATAAGAAGACAGAGTTTGAGGACAAACTGCTACAAAAGAGTAAAGAGCTCGCTCATCAGTTAAAAGACAAGgtaaatgatgaagaggaaCTTAGAAAGCAGTTCAACTCAGTTTGGAGAGGCTGGGTTACTGAGTTAACTGCTGGAACAAAACCTATTAAGGACATCAAATATGAAGCAGATCAGTCAGAAATCCTTCATGAGCTTGGTTTTGAATGGGCTCTCATAGATGAATCCAGAAGCAGTGGCAACTACAAAAAAATATCTGGGGTTGGAGATTACAGTCATTATGTAGCTAGCCGTAAATTGTGGGACCAATTCACGTCTTTCCTTAAAGGGTCTCCTCAGTATGAAGAACAGCAACGGATCAGATCCGTCATTAATGATATTGAACAACAGTCCCTTGATGCAATCAAAAGCAAACCTGTAGCAACAAAAGGCTACAGTCCAGCTTACTTGGCAGAAGTGGccaacaaagtaaaagaaaaggtgaCAGAATTTGAATCAACAAGGAAATATACTCTGAAGAAGGAGTTTACAGTTGATCTTGTGCTGTATGTATTTGACAGAGCAGAGAGTTGGCTGACAGAGTCCCacaagaaattcaaaatgaacAATGATGCGCTTGTTTATTTAGAAAGCAAGAAAGAGCGATattacaacattttcaaaagcgTCTGCAAAGGAAGCTCATCTGCTGTTGTGCTTGGAGAACTGATCTGTGAAAAACTGAAGAGTTCCACTGTTGAGGCCGTCTGTAACAAGACTGCTAGTGGCATCGCTGATGAGATGAGGTGCAACGTCCCAGCATTCAGTGGGAACAGGTTGGACTTAGAGAAACATGCGTTGAAGTCactggcagagaaagagaaatttGATGGTTTTATCACCTACATCAGAACCCCAAGGAAGCAAGTCGAGACCTTTATAAAAGAGGAAGTAGAGAAATACATCTTCACAGAAGAAAGAGATAAAGCACAGAATATACTcaagaaaaatgttgaagacATCAAATCATCTGTGAGTCAGGCTTTATTTGAGGCAACGGtgaaaatcaaaacagagaAAGGGGACATCGACAAGTGGGTGAAGGAATTTTCCAGTTTGCTGCACAGTAAACTAATATTCACCATTTCTGCTCAAAACTTCAGAGACATAAATGAATTTGACTTTCTTAAAGAAGAAATCGAGAAAGGCCTTGAATGCATCATGGAGAAGATGAGCAGCCTCTCACTGGATAAGATGAAGGAATTCAAGGACCAGCCTGATCAAATCCTCATCGATCAGCTGTGTAACTGCTGCTGGGTGAAGTGTCCattctgtgcagctgtttgtacCAACACACTGGCCGATCACAGTCCTGGTGACCACAGCGTGCCTTTTCATCGATCTGCTGCAGTCAATGGAGTTCActacagaaacacagatgaTCTGGATGTCAATTTCTGCACAACAAATGTTGCAAGTGATTGGAAATTTTACCATTCAGGTACAGACAAGTCCATTCCCTTTAAAGAGTACCGGACTGCTGGCCCAAGGTTTGCTGACTGGAGAATTACCCCTGATGAGTCAAAGGTGAAATTTTGGACATGGTTTGTGTGTTGCTTCAAGAAGGATCTGGAGAAACACTATAAATTAAAATTCGAGGGCCTTGGTGAAATTCCCAAAGAGTGGATAAAACACACTAAAGAAGATGCCATTAAAAGTCTGGATGAAATGTTCAAGTAG